The following are encoded in a window of Drosophila simulans strain w501 chromosome 3L, Prin_Dsim_3.1, whole genome shotgun sequence genomic DNA:
- the LOC6739054 gene encoding proline-rich extensin-like protein EPR1, with amino-acid sequence MAHKFICSLLLIAAMAAVSVAEPTRFRVRSSRLQFARQEQAPEDQAVAADPAVDIAPTPASAPYPPAGVTPEVPFDLPTETEAQPDLTYGPPAEPDNTYGPPDNTYGPPAEPENTYGPPADGPVDQAPAADPVPAGLIQPRNERLRSRRPTPEKLRSAQIIRSGSVLVYTI; translated from the coding sequence ATGGCCCACAAGTTCATCTGCTCCCTGCTCCTGATCGCAGCGATGGCTGCCGTTTCTGTGGCAGAGCCTACCAGGTTCCGGGTACGATCTTCCCGTCTGCAGTTTGCCCGTCAGGAGCAGGCTCCAGAGGATCAGGCAGTTGCGGCAGACCCCGCCGTGGATATTGCACCCACCCCGGCCTCGGCTCCTTATCCGCCAGCAGGAGTGACACCGGAGGTGCCCTTCGACCTGCCCACGGAGACCGAAGCGCAACCTGATCTAACCTACGGACCACCAGCTGAGCCCGACAACACCTACGGCCCTCCGGATAACACTTACGGACCACCTGCCGAGCCGGAAAACACCTATGGACCGCCGGCTGATGGCCCAGTGGACCAGGCCCCTGCTGCCGATCCCGTGCCCGCCGGCTTGATCCAGCCTCGTAACGAACGCCTCCGCAGTCGTCGTCCGACCCCGGAGAAGCTTCGATCCGCTCAGATTATCCGCTCTGGATCAGTGCTGGTGTACACTATCTGA
- the LOC6739055 gene encoding uncharacterized protein LOC6739055 — protein MARYQFISSLLLLLVAISAVNCAAQAPLRRTLRLRPVAFARQEVAPTPYPSAAELKPASEQPALTYGPPEDVDTDALPSDQEPPVDTFEPSPENEEVDTEESSLEATTPSSAPARLRSRQRLAKLQLAKPKRLRQRTARLEELPVDAAVAPVAPVVPVAQAPALATPQFYYVGAQQPYYLAAYNAAPQQLGW, from the coding sequence ATGGCACGTTACCAGTTTATCAGttcgctcctcctcctgctggtGGCCATCAGCGCCGTGAATTGTGCGGCACAGGCACCACTTCGGCGGACTCTGCGCCTGCGTCCGGTGGCGTTCGCCCGGCAGGAGGTGGCTCCCACGCCCTATCCCTCGGCTGCTGAGCTGAAACCCGCCTCTGAACAGCCCGCGCTGACCTACGGACCTCCTGAGGATGTGGATACAGATGCCTTGCCGTCGGATCAGGAGCCACCAGTGGACACATTTGAGCCTAGCCCAGAGAACGAGGAGGTGGACACCGAGGAGAGCTCACTTGAGGCCACCACACCCTCCTCCGCTCCGGCCCGCCTGCGCAGTCGCCAGAGATTGGCCAAGTTGCAGCTGGCCAAGCCCAAGCGGCTCCGCCAACGCACAGCTCGCCTGGAGGAGCTGCCCGTGGATGCAGCAGTGGCTCCAGTGGCTCCGGTGGTTCCAGTAGCTCAGGCTCCAGCACTGGCCACGCCCCAGTTTTACTATGTGGGTGCCCAGCAGCCGTATTACCTGGCAGCCTACAACGCTGCTCCCCAACAACTGGGCTGGTAG
- the LOC6739058 gene encoding uncharacterized protein LOC6739058 has product MLGRMFAVAIIVMTLLENIRAQRPSFAGLRPPGGLSQKDKYHATQNTAVENITGVDIATRFGEPSSSQRPALVNLPFGASQRPPVGVPLVLPISASAPEAAPTVANRFGAEDSPQSTTQPASSTAGRPATSVAPVFSQLPIDAHGDREWVNHLSQLPVEQQPFWFINYQAIEAHRNSSRPNVGGLETRASFFRG; this is encoded by the coding sequence ATGCTGGGACGAATGTTTGCCGTGGCCATCATTGTCATGACTCTGTTGGAAAATATCCGAGCGCAACGGCCCTCCTTTGCGGGATTGAGGCCACCAGGTGGACTAAGTCAGAAGGACAAGTACCACGCAACCCAGAACACAGCCGTTGAGAATATCACCGGAGTGGATATAGCTACAAGATTCGGAGAGCCATCCAGCTCGCAGAGGCCAGCTCTAGTCAATCTACCCTTTGGAGCCTCCCAGAGGCCGCCAGTTGGAGTTCCCCTAGTACTGCCAATAAGTGCGTCTGCTCCGGAGGCGGCTCCCACTGTGGCCAACCGATTTGGAGCAGAGGACAGTCCACAGTCCACAACCCAGCCCGCCAGTTCCACAGCCGGAAGACCCGCAACATCAGTGGCCCCCGTTTTCAGCCAGCTGCCCATCGATGCCCATGGTGACCGCGAGTGGGTCAACCACTTGAGTCAGCTGCCCGTGGAGCAGCAGCCCTTCTGGTTCATTAACTACCAGGCCATCGAGGCCCATCGAAATAGCTCGAGACCGAATGTGGGCGGCCTGGAGACGCGGGCATCTTTCTTCCGCGGTTAA
- the LOC27206206 gene encoding uncharacterized protein LOC27206206: MAKFQVILMAAAFSLLAVSQAQQQRYSQRLSRGRSRYSARQELAPADAADPDAVTPYPSADELKPEVPFDEAAAPSAAEPTPDAVYGPPDAAPNSVPDEVYGPPDVTGNDLPAAADIPAEQQARLVAARRAANYRRVAKPVAYRRPLSAAARPAKLSAVRSTVRRF; encoded by the coding sequence ATGGCAAAGTTTCAGGTTATCCTTATGGCTGCAGCTTTCAGCCTGTTGGCCGTTTCCCAAGCTCAGCAGCAGCGCTATTCGCAGCGCCTGAGCCGCGGACGTTCGAGGTACTCCGCTCGCCAGGAGCTGGCTCCCGCCGACGCAGCTGATCCGGATGCCGTCACTCCGTATCCCTCGGCGGATGAGCTGAAGCCGGAAGTGCCCTTCGACGAGGCTGCTGCTCCCTCGGCCGCCGAGCCCACACCAGATGCCGTCTATGGACCGCCCGATGCTGCGCCTAACAGCGTTCCCGACGAGGTGTACGGCCCACCGGACGTGACCGGAAACGATCtgcccgccgccgccgacatTCCGGCGGAGCAGCAGGCCCGTTTGGTAGCTGCCAGGAGGGCCGCTAACTACCGGAGAGTAGCCAAGCCCGTGGCCTATCGCCGTCCACTTTCAGCCGCTGCTCGTCCGGCCAAATTGAGTGCTGTCCGGTCCACCGTGCGACGCTTCTAA
- the LOC6739060 gene encoding uncharacterized protein LOC6739060, with product MQCILPVILCLWALSPVQIEARQVRINRYAVSVQEDQPAEAKDAPYPAAGYRPQGRSFWLPGEVEVEVIEGPGAVEAEVQEGSGLGTNQLTTTTELPLEDLSTSTTDPTDDWSTTTNWVSVDTTTAPPAPPAVESRSGRAFVKAPYTPAGYRPSRAFRLPTEQSREEEQKTFSSNSTDSNADHPVCGVSTDPLKPTPEPGSKDEPDSESVVFTANVGPAVVVARAPSSIPVAIPLRSQPLIQAPRSRGFVYTTHVEQRW from the coding sequence ATGCAGTGCATTCTACCCGTTATCCTTTGCCTTTGGGCTCTTAGTCCCGTCCAGATCGAAGCGCGTCAGGTCAGGATCAACCGGTATGCGGTCAGTGTGCAGGAGGATCAGCCGGCCGAGGCTAAGGATGCTCCCTATCCGGCGGCAGGCTATAGACCACAAGGTCGCTCCTTCTGGCTGCCAGGCGAAGTGGAAGTAGAGGTCATTGAAGGGCCCGGTGCTGTGGAGGCCGAGGTTCAGGAAGGCTCAGGTTTGGGGACGAATCAGCTGACCACCACAACCGAACTGCCTCTGGAGGATCTGTCGACCAGCACTACAGATCCAACCGACGACTGGAGCACAACCACCAACTGGGTCTCCGTGGACACTACCACAGCTCCCCCAGCTCCCCCCGCTGTGGAATCCCGTTCCGGTCGGGCTTTTGTAAAAGCTCCTTATACACCGGCCGGCTACCGACCAAGTCGCGCCTTCCGCCTGCCCACCGAGCAGAGCagggaggaggagcagaagacCTTCTCCAGCAACTCCACCGACAGCAATGCCGATCACCCGGTCTGCGGGGTCAGCACTGACCCCCTGAAACCCACTCCGGAACCAGGATCCAAGGATGAGCCGGACTCGGAGAGTGTCGTCTTTACTGCCAATGTGGGACCTGCTGTGGTGGTGGCTAGAGCTCCCTCCTCCATTCCGGTGGCTATTCCCCTGCGATCGCAGCCTCTGATCCAGGCTCCCAGATCCCGGGGATTTGTCTACACCACGCATGTGGAGCAGCGGTGGTAA
- the LOC6739061 gene encoding uncharacterized protein LOC6739061 encodes MWKGLGCALLCLAVVQAAVIRPGADPEVPETTTSAVIRDKEGDVTTEEATTLAGPALSRDEEASILIDPAPGTLHEDSAVAPEKSGKLLLLSTTPKRIHEIERHLEEQDDEGEDNKAEVEVTTTEQPKEAAELKVDEEKGVTPESLTTESSTTAATTKLFAIDATPAGEESPPPNVAISLSQDNENATLSIAEQPQVPGDNNAAVELAIVEPEAEYVLVDGGHDDLDLQLASFTHIDSDAHLQPVVHSVEIVPTSFDDPLIVNYVHNLR; translated from the coding sequence ATGTGGAAAGGACTCGGTTGCGCTCTACTATGCCTGGCTGTGGTCCAGGCGGCTGTTATCCGCCCCGGAGCGGATCCGGAGGTTCCGGAAACCACAACTAGTGCGGTTATCCGGGATAAAGAGGGGGATGTCACCACCGAGGAGGCCACAACTTTGGCGGGTCCTGCTTTGAGTCGCGACGAGGAGGCCAGCATACTGATTGATCCTGCCCCGGGCACTTTACATGAGGATAGCGCTGTGGCGCCAGAGAAGTCCGGGAAGCTCCTGCTGCTTAGTACAACACCCAAGCGAATCCATGAAATTGAGCGCCATCTCGAGGAGCAGGACGACGAGGGGGAGGACAACAAGGCCGAAGTTGAGGTAACCACAACTGAGCAGCCAAAGGAAGCCGCGGAGCTAAAGGTGGACGAGGAGAAGGGCGTCACTCCTGAAAGTTTAACCACAGAGAGCAGCACAACTGCGGCCACTACCAAACTGTTTGCCATCGACGCCACTCCGGCCGGAGAGGAGTCCCCACCACCGAACGTGGCCATCTCCCTCTCCCAGGACAATGAAAATGCAACGCTATCGATTGCCGAGCAGCCGCAGGTGCCCGGCGACAATAATGCCGCCGTGGAGTTGGCCATCGTGGAGCCGGAGGCCGAGTACGTGCTGGTGGATGGCGGCCACGATGACCTGGACCTCCAGCTGGCCAGCTTCACGCACATCGACAGCGATGCCCACTTGCAGCCGGTTGTGCACTCCGTCGAAATCGTGCCCACCAGCTTCGATGATCCTTTGATTGTCAATTACGTGCACAATTTGCGCTGA
- the LOC6739062 gene encoding beta-1-syntrophin isoform X1 has protein sequence MVESSSLGRTPPAAQQPIPQQHSPSPSGLRCGNMETRVRGAWYRVLVTLETDFLAVSLDESCEAAQPSNDGQSTTLNGTLGSNHSGGGGGGAGGGGSGGGGQNGTLPSSASLQGMNIQDTELDGSASNDNGDRDPCLNNNNNAGDGGGMDMCDVPDHVANQKRHVRIIKSDNNGLGISIKGGRENRMPILISKIFRGMAADQAKGLYVGDAILTVNGEELRDATHDEAVRALKRSGRVVDLEVKFLREVTPYFRKASIISEVGWELQRAFLCPLGPGVPTSPPAPKTTPRADTRYIPLQLTHLARNLKYIDPENRCFELHSPDGVHSCILRAADSAEALVWFNALHSAMGTSTQRALAEANRALTNLIGELKHIGWLSKRLSGGGSSGSAGGGAASGGSGTSNSGVAGELVSPSGRSSSESSDESDKWLPIFVAVTEREFRIYESAPWSVEAWSRPLEIYALATTRLAGAGNNSSLNGQQTTVFCVRCGTARGVLVYWLRSETHRDMAAWARSLVQGSHQAVNYQREFSFRCLFQGRQCQLVVHINRGFFLYDCGGFAPTTPTVATAKTQLWQFAFDKLKGSADDGARMLYLDFGEDGEIELDMECCPKPVVFVVHNCLSAKVHNIA, from the exons ATGGTGGAATCCTCGAGTCTGGGGAGGACCCCGCCGGCGGCCCAGCAGCCCATTCCGCAGCAGCACTCCCCTTCGCCCTCTGGACTGCGATGCGGCAACATGGAGACGCGTGTTCGCGGCGCCTGGTACCGCGTCCTGGTCACGCTGGAAACGGACTTCCTGGCCGTCAGCCTGGACGAGTCCTGTGAGGCGGCGCAGCCATCGAACGATGGACAGTCTACCACCTTGAATGGAACCTTGGG AAGCAATCAcagtggcggaggaggcggtggcgcaGGCGGTGGTGGCTCAGGTGGAGGTGGCCAGAACGGCACCCTGCCCAGTTCCGCATCGCTACAGGGTATGAATATCCAGGATACAGAGCTAGACGGCTCCGCTAGCAACGACAATGGGGACCGCGATCCTTGcctgaacaacaacaacaatgctgGCGACGGCGGCGGTATGGATATGTGCGACGTACCTGACCATGTGGCCAACCAGAAGCGGCATGTGCGGATCATCAAGTCGGACAACAACGGCCTGGGTATCTCCATCAAGGGCGGCCGGGAAAACCGCATGCCCATCCTCATCTCGAAGATCTTCCGGGGCATGGCCGCCGACCAGGCCAAGGGACTCTACGTCGGCGACGCCATCCTGACCGTCAACGGGGAGGAGTTGCGGGACGCTACCCACGACGAGGCGGTGAGGGCCCTCAAGCGGTCCGGTCGAGTGGTGGATCTGGAAG TTAAATTCCTGCGCGAAGTGACGCCCTACTTTCGGAAGGCGAGCATCATCTCGGAAGTGGGTTGGGAGCTCCAGCGGGCCTTCCTCTGTCCGCTGGGACCGGGCGTACCCACGTCGCCGCCCGCCCCCAAGACGACACCCCGGGCGGATACGCGATACATCCCGCTGCAGCTGACGCATCTGGCCAGGAATCTGAAATACATCGACCCGG AAAATCGGTGCTTCGAGTTGCATTCGCCGGACGGAGTGCACTCCTGCATCCTGCGGGCAGCGGACTCGGCGGAGGCCCTGGTCTGGTTCAACGCCCTCCACTCGGCGATGGGCACCAGCACGCAGCGCGCTTTGGCCGAGGCCAATCGGGCGCTGACCAACCTCATCGGCGAACTGAAGCACATTGGATGGCTGAGCAAGCGGCTGAGCGGCGGAGGAAGTTCTGGGAGCGCCGGTGGCGGAGCGGCTAGCGGAGGCAGCGGCACCTCGAACAGCGGTGTAGCCGGCGAGTTGGTAAGT CCCAGCGGTCGTTCCAGTTCCGAGAGCTCTGATGAGAGTGACAAGTGGCTGCCCATATTCGTGGCGGTTACGGAGCGTGAGTTCCGCATATACGAGAGTGCTCCCTGGTCGGTGGAGGCCTGGAGTCGGCCCTTGGAAATCTACGCCCTGGCCACAACGCGTCTGGCAGGAGCCGGCAACAATTCCTCCCTGAAC GGCCAGCAGACCACGGTGTTCTGCGTCCGATGCGGCACCGCACGCGGGGTGCTCGTCTACTGGCTCCGCTCAGAGACGCACCGGGACATGGCCGCCTGGGCCAGGTCCCTCGTCCAGGGCTCCCACCAGGCGGTCAACTACCAGAGGGAGTTCTCCTTCCGCTGCCTGTTCCAGGGCCGGCAGTGTCAATTGGTTGTGCACATAAACCGAGGCTTCTTTCTGTACGACTGCGGTGGATTCGCTCCAACTACTCCGACGGTGGCCACCGCCAAGACGCAGCTGTGGCAGTTCGCCTTCGACAAGCTGAAGGGTTCCGCGGATGATGGCGCCAGGATGTTGTATTTGGACTTTGGCGAGGACGGAGAGATT GAACTGGACATGGAGTGCTGTCCCAAGCCGGTTGTCTTCGTCGTGCACAATTGCCTGTCGGCCAAGGTTCACAATATCGCCTAG
- the LOC6739062 gene encoding beta-1-syntrophin isoform X2 has translation MVESSSLGRTPPAAQQPIPQQHSPSPSGLRCGNMETRVRGAWYRVLVTLETDFLAVSLDESCEAAQPSNDGQSTTLNGTLGSNHSGGGGGGAGGGGSGGGGQNGTLPSSASLQGMNIQDTELDGSASNDNGDRDPCLNNNNNAGDGGGMDMCDVPDHVANQKRHVRIIKSDNNGLGISIKGGRENRMPILISKIFRGMAADQAKGLYVGDAILTVNGEELRDATHDEAVRALKRSGRVVDLEVKFLREVTPYFRKASIISEVGWELQRAFLCPLGPGVPTSPPAPKTTPRADTRYIPLQLTHLARNLKYIDPENRCFELHSPDGVHSCILRAADSAEALVWFNALHSAMGTSTQRALAEANRALTNLIGELKHIGWLSKRLSGGGSSGSAGGGAASGGSGTSNSGVAGELPSGRSSSESSDESDKWLPIFVAVTEREFRIYESAPWSVEAWSRPLEIYALATTRLAGAGNNSSLNGQQTTVFCVRCGTARGVLVYWLRSETHRDMAAWARSLVQGSHQAVNYQREFSFRCLFQGRQCQLVVHINRGFFLYDCGGFAPTTPTVATAKTQLWQFAFDKLKGSADDGARMLYLDFGEDGEIELDMECCPKPVVFVVHNCLSAKVHNIA, from the exons ATGGTGGAATCCTCGAGTCTGGGGAGGACCCCGCCGGCGGCCCAGCAGCCCATTCCGCAGCAGCACTCCCCTTCGCCCTCTGGACTGCGATGCGGCAACATGGAGACGCGTGTTCGCGGCGCCTGGTACCGCGTCCTGGTCACGCTGGAAACGGACTTCCTGGCCGTCAGCCTGGACGAGTCCTGTGAGGCGGCGCAGCCATCGAACGATGGACAGTCTACCACCTTGAATGGAACCTTGGG AAGCAATCAcagtggcggaggaggcggtggcgcaGGCGGTGGTGGCTCAGGTGGAGGTGGCCAGAACGGCACCCTGCCCAGTTCCGCATCGCTACAGGGTATGAATATCCAGGATACAGAGCTAGACGGCTCCGCTAGCAACGACAATGGGGACCGCGATCCTTGcctgaacaacaacaacaatgctgGCGACGGCGGCGGTATGGATATGTGCGACGTACCTGACCATGTGGCCAACCAGAAGCGGCATGTGCGGATCATCAAGTCGGACAACAACGGCCTGGGTATCTCCATCAAGGGCGGCCGGGAAAACCGCATGCCCATCCTCATCTCGAAGATCTTCCGGGGCATGGCCGCCGACCAGGCCAAGGGACTCTACGTCGGCGACGCCATCCTGACCGTCAACGGGGAGGAGTTGCGGGACGCTACCCACGACGAGGCGGTGAGGGCCCTCAAGCGGTCCGGTCGAGTGGTGGATCTGGAAG TTAAATTCCTGCGCGAAGTGACGCCCTACTTTCGGAAGGCGAGCATCATCTCGGAAGTGGGTTGGGAGCTCCAGCGGGCCTTCCTCTGTCCGCTGGGACCGGGCGTACCCACGTCGCCGCCCGCCCCCAAGACGACACCCCGGGCGGATACGCGATACATCCCGCTGCAGCTGACGCATCTGGCCAGGAATCTGAAATACATCGACCCGG AAAATCGGTGCTTCGAGTTGCATTCGCCGGACGGAGTGCACTCCTGCATCCTGCGGGCAGCGGACTCGGCGGAGGCCCTGGTCTGGTTCAACGCCCTCCACTCGGCGATGGGCACCAGCACGCAGCGCGCTTTGGCCGAGGCCAATCGGGCGCTGACCAACCTCATCGGCGAACTGAAGCACATTGGATGGCTGAGCAAGCGGCTGAGCGGCGGAGGAAGTTCTGGGAGCGCCGGTGGCGGAGCGGCTAGCGGAGGCAGCGGCACCTCGAACAGCGGTGTAGCCGGCGAGTTG CCCAGCGGTCGTTCCAGTTCCGAGAGCTCTGATGAGAGTGACAAGTGGCTGCCCATATTCGTGGCGGTTACGGAGCGTGAGTTCCGCATATACGAGAGTGCTCCCTGGTCGGTGGAGGCCTGGAGTCGGCCCTTGGAAATCTACGCCCTGGCCACAACGCGTCTGGCAGGAGCCGGCAACAATTCCTCCCTGAAC GGCCAGCAGACCACGGTGTTCTGCGTCCGATGCGGCACCGCACGCGGGGTGCTCGTCTACTGGCTCCGCTCAGAGACGCACCGGGACATGGCCGCCTGGGCCAGGTCCCTCGTCCAGGGCTCCCACCAGGCGGTCAACTACCAGAGGGAGTTCTCCTTCCGCTGCCTGTTCCAGGGCCGGCAGTGTCAATTGGTTGTGCACATAAACCGAGGCTTCTTTCTGTACGACTGCGGTGGATTCGCTCCAACTACTCCGACGGTGGCCACCGCCAAGACGCAGCTGTGGCAGTTCGCCTTCGACAAGCTGAAGGGTTCCGCGGATGATGGCGCCAGGATGTTGTATTTGGACTTTGGCGAGGACGGAGAGATT GAACTGGACATGGAGTGCTGTCCCAAGCCGGTTGTCTTCGTCGTGCACAATTGCCTGTCGGCCAAGGTTCACAATATCGCCTAG
- the LOC6739063 gene encoding uncharacterized protein LOC6739063, with protein sequence MKSQPILILAVCLLALSAVSAMPQRRAKSQRQVEYSSTPYPAAGFRPRVPFNLPGEVQPKLETEPLTTTSTTSASEVETLENTEPLSTTEQQPEAETEADLEVSIRTPANTYGAPEEQDPLEPDTVVVVAQEPARDFQPPSLDAVEDFAADGAVAAGGEQPVADVPALGQAESQDDEPEAAVKAVTPAGAYGPPAATYGVPELSETENELDLEESQVELVEEEAAAEEALTNELSSGRLILLPLGARGPQFGRLILAVEQPRQRLRSERLRRI encoded by the coding sequence ATGAAGAGCCAACCCATCCTGATTCTGGCCGTGTGCCTCTTGGCCCTCTCCGCCGTTTCCGCCATGCCACAGCGTCGGGCGAAGAGTCAACGCCAGGTGGAGTACTCATCCACACCCTATCCGGCAGCTGGCTTCCGCCCCAGGGTTCCCTTTAATCTGCCCGGTGAAGTGCAGCCCAAGCTCGAGACGGAACCACTGACCACCACCAGTACCACGTCTGCCAGCGAAGTGGAAACCCTGGAGAATACCGAACCACTTAGCACCACCGAGCAGCAGCCGGAAGCGGAGACGGAAGCGGATTTGGAAGTGTCCATCCGCACGCCTGCCAACACGTACGGAGCCCCTGAAGAGCAGGATCCCCTGGAGCCGGACACCGTAGTGGTGGTGGCCCAGGAGCCAGCCCGCGATTTTCAGCCCCCCTCCCTGGATGCCGTCGAGGACTTTGCCGCCGATggcgctgttgctgctggtggcgaGCAGCCTGTTGCTGATGTCCCTGCCCTGGGCCAAGCGGAGTCGCAGGACGATGAGCCCGAGGCGGCGGTCAAGGCTGTCACCCCGGCTGGAGCCTATGGACCACCCGCCGCCACCTACGGAGTGCCTGAGCTGAGCGAGACCGAGAACGAGTTGGATCTGGAGGAGTCGCAAGTTGAGCTGGTTGaagaggaggcggcggcggaggaggcgctGACCAACGAGCTCTCCAGTGGTCGCCTGATCCTGCTGCCCTTGGGCGCCAGGGGACCACAGTTTGGTCGCCTCATCCTTGCCGTAGAGCAGCCACGTCAGCGCCTGAGGAGCGAACGACTGAGGCGGATTTAG
- the LOC27208100 gene encoding uncharacterized protein LOC27208100, giving the protein MRLRPKSTLNINKCRTTILVGQFALSFLSGAFHYYCLFGGYGGDGGAREKPLEKRDAEFVGVGKSRIQKTYENALLF; this is encoded by the coding sequence ATGCGACTTCGGCCGAAGTCAACACTTAACATTAACAAATGCCGTACTACAATATTGGTCGGCCAATTTGCTCTTAGCTTTTTGTCTGGCGCttttcattattattgtttgtttggtgGCTAcggcggcgacggcggcgCTCGTGAAAAGCCGTTAGAAAAGCGGGATGCTGAATTCGTTGGCGTTGGTAAGTCGCGAATCCAAAAAACGTACGAAAACgcgcttttattttaa